The following are encoded together in the Monodelphis domestica isolate mMonDom1 chromosome 5, mMonDom1.pri, whole genome shotgun sequence genome:
- the LOC100028815 gene encoding pre-mRNA-splicing factor ATP-dependent RNA helicase DHX16-like translates to MPWTKSLHQHDQRKVWKRMQSLCQALHNVLLPESSGSPKVAKGKDEAPAKAQITAEQLLREAKERGEIPVGGSENTLEQPHKKAYQEAQKCQKMAEDQKAMVPELRKKSRREYLAKRGKEKLEDLEAELADEEFLFGDVELSHTEQQKLKYKKRVRDLAWQYQAAREKEKLEATTRYHMPEETGGQPTGGVELVEESGAPREEQRCWEEALLRAAALRFGAKDAAASEPKYELVLEEEETIEFIRATRLQGEEEASAPSPSSGEQQKESIRAERRSLPVFPFRNDLLNAIAKHQVLIIEGETGSGKTTQIPQYLLEDGYTRKGMKLVCTQPRRVAAMSVAARVALEMGVKLGKEVGYRIRFEDCTSGRTVLRYMTDGMLLREFLSQPDLASYSVVMVDEAHERTLHTDILFGLIKDVARFRPELKVLVASATLDAARFSAFFDDAPIFRIPGRRFPVDIFYTKAPEADYLEACVVSVLQIHITQPPGDILVFLTGQEEIEAACEMLRDRCRRLGSKIRELLVLPIYANLPSHMQAQIFQPTPPGARKVVLATNIAETSLTIEGIIYVLDPGFCKQKSYNPRTGMESLTVTPCSKASANQRAGRAGRVAAGKCFRLYTAWAYQHELEETTVPEIQRTCLGNVVLLLKSLGIHDLVHFDFLDPPPYETLMLALEQLYALGALNHLGELTTLGRKMAELPVDPMLSKMILASQKYGCSEEILTVAAMLSVNNSIFYRPKDKVVHADNARANFFLPGGDHLVLLNVYTQWVESGYSSQWCHENFVQLRSLRQARDVREQLEGLLEQVEVGLSSCQGDYTQVRKAITAGYFYHTARLTQSGYRTVKQQQTVFIHPDSSLFEEQPRWILYHELVWTTKEFMRQVLEIQSGWLLEVAPHYYKARELEDPNAKKMPKKVGKTREELG, encoded by the exons ATGCCTTGGACCAAATCCCTACACCAGCATGACCAAAGAAAGGTGTGGAAAAGAATGCAGAGTTTGTGCCAGGCCCTTCACAACGTTTTGCTG CCAGAAAGCAGCGGATCCCCAAAAGTGGCTAAGGGGAAAGACGAAGCCCCTGCTAAAGCACAGATCACAGCAGAACAGCTTTTAAGGGAAGCTAAAGAAAGAGGGGAGATCCCTGTTGGGGGGTCAGAGAACACTTTGGAGCAGCCACACAAGAAGGCCTATCAGGAGGCCCAGAAGTGCCAGAAAATGGCTGAAGACCAGAAAGCAATGGTACCTGAGCTCAGAAAGAAATCaaggagggagtaccttgccaagagggggaaggagaagctgGAGGATCTAGAAGCAGAATTGGCAGATGAGGAATTTCTTTTTGGAGATGTAGAGCTGAGCCACACTGAGCAGCAGAAACTTAAGTATAAGAAGAGGGTACGAGATCTGGCCTGGCAGTACCAGGCAGCcagggagaaagagaagctgGAGGCCACAACTCGATACCACATGCCAGAAGAGACTGGTGGACAGCCAACTGGTGGGGTGGAGCTGGTGGAAGAGTCGGGAGCGCCAAGAGAGGAGCAGAGGTGCTGGGAGGAGGCCCTTTTACGGGCAGCTGCTCTCCGGTTTGGAGCCAAGGATGCTGCTGCCTCTGAGCCCAAGTATGAACTGGTGTTGGAAGAGGAGGAGACCATTGAATTTATCAGAGCCACAAGGCTCCAGGGTGAGGAGGAAGCATCAGCTCCATCCCCTTCATCCGGGGAGCAACAGAAGGAGTCCATTAGGGCTGAGAGAAGGAGCCTCCCTGTATTTCCATTCCGAAATGACCTCCTTAATGCCATTGCTAAGCACCAGGTCCTCATCATTGAGGGTGAAACGGGGTCAGGGAAGACCACACAGATCCCCCAGTACCTCTTGGAGGACGGTTACACACGGAAGGGAATGAAGCTTGTCTGTACCCAGCCTCGGAGAGTGGCAGCCATGAGTGTGGCAGCCAGAGTGGCCCTCGAGATGGGGGTGAAGCTGGGGAAGGAGGTTGGCTACAGGATCCGTTTTGAGGACTGTACTTCGGGCCGGACTGTTCTCAGATACATGACGGATGGGATGCTTCTTCGAGAGTTCCTTTCCCAGCCTGACCTTGCAAGTTACAGTGTGGTGATGGTGGATGAAGCTCATGAACGGACTCTACACACAGACATACTGTTTGGGTTGATCAAGGACGTTGCTCGATTCCGCCCAGAGCTCAAGGTGCTGGTGGCTTCGGCTACCCTAGACGCTGCCCGCTTCTCAGCCTTCTTTGACGATGCCCCTATTTTCCGGATCCCTGGCCGCAGGTTTCCCGTGGACATCTTCTATACCAAGGCTCCAGAGGCAGATTACTTGGAAGCCTGTGTGGTGTCTGTGCTACAGATCCACATCACTCAGCCCCCTGGGGACATCCTGGTATTTCTGACGGGACAGGAAGAGATCGAAGCAGCTTGTGAGATGCTCCGGGATCGCTGCCGTCGCTTGGGCTCCAAGATCCGGGAGCTCCTGGTACTGCCCATTTATGCCAACCTGCCTTCCCACATGCAAGCACAGATCTTCCAGCCAACACCCCCTGGGGCACGCAAGGTGGTGCTGGCGACCAACATCGCAGAGACGTCACTGACCATTGAGGGCATCATTTATGTCCTGGACCCTGGTTTCTGCAAACAAAAGAGCTACAACCCCAGAACTGGCATGGAATCCCTTACTGTCACACCCTGTAGCAAGGCTTCAGCCAATCAGAGAGCTGGCAGGGCAGGTCGGGTAGCTGCAGGGAAGTGCTTCCGCCTCTATACAGCCTGGGCTTATCAGCACGAGCTAGAGGAGACCACAGTGCCAGAGATCCAGAGGACCTGCCTGGGCAATGTCGTCCTGTTACTAAAGAGTCTGGGAATCCATGACTTAGTGCATTTTGACTTTCTGGATCCTCCACCCTACGAGACCCTGATGCTGGCTCTAGAACAGTTATATGCTCTGGGAGCACTAAACCACCTGGGGGAGCTCACCACCCTGGGCAGGAAAATGGCAGAATTGCCTGTGGACCCTATGTTATCCAAGATGATTCTGGCCTCCCAGAAGTATGGCTGCTCAGAGGAGATCCTCACGGTGGCAGCCATGCTCTCAGTCAACAACTCCATCTTTTACCGTCCCAAGGACAAAGTTGTCCATGCTGATAATGCCCGTGCCAACTTCTTCTTGCCTGGTGGGGACCACCTGGTGCTACTAAATGTTTATACACAGTGGGTTGAGAGTGGTTATTCTTCCCAGTGGTGTCATGAGAACTTTGTGCAGCTGCGCTCCTTGCGCCAAGCTCGAGATGTTCGAGAACAGCTGGAGGGGCTCCTGGAACAGGTAGAAGTTGGGCTCAGCTCCTGCCAGGGGGACTATACTCAAGTTCGAAAGGCCATCACTGCTGGCTACTTCTATCACACAGCACGGCTGACCCAAAGTGGGTACCGCACAGTGAAACAACAACAGACCGTCTTCATTCACCCTGACTCCTCTCTTTTTGAGGAACAGCCACGTTGGATTCTCTACCATGAACTTGTCTGGACAACCAAGGAGTTCATGAGACAGGTACTAGAAATTCAGAGTGGTTGGCTCCTTGAAGTAGCTCCCCACTACTACAAGGCCAGAGAGCTAGAAGATCCTAATGCAAAGAAAATGCCCAAGAAAGTTGGCAAGACTCGGGAGGAACTGGGTTAA